The Euphorbia lathyris chromosome 3, ddEupLath1.1, whole genome shotgun sequence genome contains a region encoding:
- the LOC136223678 gene encoding flowering time control protein FPA, translated as MAPPIKLNKVGHKDSDESDAPSNNLWVGNLAADVTDSDLMGLFAKYGALDSVTSYSSRSYAFVYFKRVEDAAAAKNTLQGTMLRGNSLRIEFARPAKPCKHLWVGGISPAVSKEQLKEEFLKFGKIEDFKFNRERNAAFIEFVTLEDAFEAMRNMNGKRIGGDQIRVDFLRSLNLRRDPLPDFRDPKDGQFSAVNSGMRRLQPSGGRKEGPPSNVLWVGYPPSLQIDQQMLHNAMILFGEIERIRSFPLRNYSFVEFRSVDEARRAKEGLQGRLFNDPRISIMYSSSELAPPKEFSSFHAGIRGPRPEILNEHLFGSSHLEMLDHHRSMGLNTLSGPLPPGSIHRPNLPVRPFVSQCGFDPVLSGSEFNDLAPMRNLRDGNSNIPMGSNWRRPPSPGAGILPSPASRMKRPVSTGWDVLDPNQYQREPKRSRIDAVSSIDDDSFPTRKIDDRGLSLDKTFRFAPVTDAGILGPFVNNQRKNSLSPVGGRATVGSNNCAGNDDIWRGMIAKGGTPVCHARCVPFDKGTEIELPEVVNCSARTGLEMLAKHCAQAIGFDVVFFLPDSEDDFDSYTEFLHYLGSKDRAGVAKFDDGTTLFLVPPSDFLTDVLKVKGPERLYGVVLKLPQQVPSSASAEPQLRQPNHFPQYTTDRHPIPPFEADYNQIAQKEEQMPMNYNKVFHEETKPPSKSMEQSFPQDYTSNNTAVVSQAGVSLTPELMATIASFLPATAQSAALEGGQQIPGSSVVGQHLPGSSIAGQQMPGSSVVRPPFSSFAADKGTSHGWNQSGNPSHLQYGSQFNSQSQIQSPYQPYQPYPPIPNAPNVSENMIHGGAQIQDSSVNIPHHGGIQSRPLGGVAMTSQGGQVAMTSQGGQIALSPQVSQQYPVEHPHLKSYGGMAHATDNPSISYSPSVIQQPSNPVIFSNQAQPGMSSPAEKVNWEIPNQGQQFQTDLSGSGQGTSEVEGDQNQRYQSTLQFAASLLLQIQQQQAGNAAARVSGNQQ; from the exons GCAAAACCCTGTAAGCATCTGTGGGTGGGTGGAATCAGCCCAGCAGTTTCTAAGGAACAGTTGAAGGAGGAGTTTCTTAAGTTTGGTAAGATTGAGGATTTTAAGTTTAACAGAGAGCGTAATGCTGCATTTATTGAGTTTGTCACTCTAGAAGATGCATTTGAAGCCATGAGGAACATGAATGGAAAGCGAATTGGTGGCGATCAGATACGTGTGGATTTCCTCCGCTCACTTAACTTAAGAAGA GATCCATTACCTGATTTTCGTGATCCAAAAGACGGTCAGTTTTCAGCTGTAAACTCTGGAATGAGACGGCTTCAG CCTTCAGGGGGCCGTAAGGAAGGTCCACCCAGCAACGTATTGTGGGTTGGGTATCCACCTTCTTTGCAGATTGATCAACAAATGCTCCATAATGCAATGATTCTTTTTGGAGAGATTGAGCGAATAAGGAGCTTTCCATTGAGGAACTACTCATTTGTAGAATTTAGGAGTGTAGATGAAGCTCGGCGGGCTAAAGAAGGGCTGCAGGGTCGGCTTTTTAATGATCCTCGAATTTCGATCATGTATTCAAGCAGTGAACTTGCTCCTCCGAAAGAGTTCTCTAGTTTTCATGCTGGAATTAGAGGACCAAGGCCAGAGATTTTAAATGAACATCTTTTTGGGTCTAGCCACCTGGAAATGTTGGATCACCATCGCTCTATGGGCCTAAATACTTTAAGTGGACCATTACCTCCTGGTAGCATTCACAGACCAAACCTACCAGTGCGGCCTTTTGTCTCCCAATGTGGTTTTGACCCAGTGCTTTCTGGTTCAGAATTCAATGATTTGGCACCTATGCGCAATTTAAGAGATGGAAATTCAAACATTCCAATGGGATCAAATTGGAGAAGGCCGCCTTCTCCTGGTGCCGGCATTCTTCCTTCTCCAGCTTCTAGGATGAAGCGACCAGTGTCTACTGGATGGGATGTGCTTGATCCCAATCAATACCAGAGGGAACCAAAACGGTCTAGGATTGATGCAGTATCATCCATTGATGATGATTCTTTTCCTACAAGAAAGATCGATGATAGGGGTCTGAGTTTGGACAAAACATTTAGATTTGCTCCTGTTACTGATGCAGGTATCTTAGGTCCATTTGTGAATAATCAAAGGAAAAATAGTCTTAGTCCAGTCGGTGGGAGAGCAACTGTAGGATCAAATAATTGTGCTGGGAATGATGATATTTGGCGTGGTATGATTGCTAAGGGTGGAACACCAGTTTGCCATGCTCGTTGTGTCCCTTTTGATAAAGGGACAGAGATAGAACT CCCTGAAGTTGTCAATTGCTCAGCCAGAACAGGATTAGAAATGCTTGCGAAACACTGTGCTCAGGCTATTGGATTTGATGTTGTCTTCTTCCTGCCTGACAGTGAAGACGATTTTGATTCCTACACTGAATTCCTTCACTATTTGGGTTCGAAGGACCGGGCTGGGGTTGCCAAGTTTGATGATGGGACGACTCTATTTTTGGTGCCTCCTTCAGATTTCTTAACTGATGTATTGAAAGTTAAAGGACCTGAACGTCTCTATGGTGTAGTCCTCAAGTTGCCACAACAGGTCCCTAGTAGTGCGTCAGCGGAGCCACAGCTTCGGCAGCCCAACCATTTTCCTCAGTATACTACTGATAGACATCCCATTCCTCCTTTCGAGGCTGACTATAATCAAATTGCtcagaaggaggaacagatgcCAATGAATTATAACAAGGTTTTCCATGAGGAAACGAAACCCCCATCAAAATCAATGGAGCAGTCATTCCCTCAAGACTATACTTCAAATAATACTGCAGTAGTTTCCCAAGCAGGTGTTTCTTTGACACCTGAGCTTATGGCAACTATTGCATCCTTCTTGCCTGCAACTGCACAATCAGCTGCTTTGGAAGGTGGTCAGCAAATACCTGGCTCTTCTGTTGTTGGTCAGCACTTACCTGGCTCCTCTATAGCTGGTCAGCAAATGCCTGGCTCCTCTGTTGTTAGGCCTCCATTTTCATCTTTTGCTGCTGATAAAGGAACTTCACATGGATGGAACCAGTCTGGAAACCCAAGTCATTTACAATATGGGAGCCAGTTCAATTCTCAGTCGCAAATTCAGTCTCCATATCAGCCTTATCAGCCTTATCCGCCTATCCCCAATGCTCCTAATGTTTCAGAAAATATGATCCATGGAGGCGCCCAAATCCAAGATTCCTCTGTAAACATACCACATCATGGAGGAATTCAATCTAGGCCATTAGGTGGTGTTGCTATGACTTCCCAAGGTGGACAAGTTGCTATGACGTCCCAAGGTGGACAAATTGCTTTGTCACCACAAGTCAGCCAACAGTATCCAGTAGAGCATCCTCACCTTAAGAGTTATGGTGGGATGGCACATGCAACTGATAATCCATCAATTTCATATAGTCCATCAGTTATTCAGCAACCTAGTAATCCAGTGATCTTCTCTAATCAAGCTCAACCTGGAATGTCTTCACCTGCTGAGAAAGTGAATTGGGAGATTCCTAATCAGGGACAACAATTCCAAACTGATCTATCAGGATCTGGTCAGGGGACTTCAGAGGTTGAGGGCGACCAGAACCAAAGATACCAGTCAACGTTACAATTTGCAGCAAGCCTCCTCCTTCAGATACAGCAGCAGCAAGCAGGCAATGCAGCAGCGCGAGTGTCTGGAAATCAACAATGA